Part of the Planococcus plakortidis genome is shown below.
CACGCTGGTTATGGTCTGTTCCCATCGTTACGCCTCCTTGGAAAATCTGGAATTTCTGTTCCCTAATAATCTACCCAGCCTTAAAAGACTAAAACCGAATAAACTATTTTTTCAGTTAATTAACCAAATAGTAATAGCATTGTTTAGCCGATAGATTAAAAAGTAGCCTAAAAATTCCTTTTATTGTATAAATAAACGCATAAAAAAACCTCATTCTACCTGAATGAGGCTTATCAATTATTTATCTATTCATTAATATCAGCTAATGCCTTTTCGATGCTCGAGTAGGTTTTCAACATATTCTCCCGGTCGAGATCCCGCACCAATTCCGTTGCCGCTTGGGGAGTGACACCGGTAATGTACAGATGGCTTCCCATAATACGGAGCGCTTCACAAATCTGCGTGAACCAATGGAGCGGAGATTCCTCATTCCATGTCAATCCTGTAATGTCAAGAAGCGCATGTTCAATCCGATGCTCGCTGACATATTCGCATAATTTCACTTTCAATGCTTCAAAACGTTGCAGGTTCATCGTCCCGACAAGGGCGACTGTCGCCACGTTCGGCTGGATCGACAAGATCGGCAACATCAATTTCTCGATTTCGCTTTCGTTTTTGTCAATCGCTTCCTGCTGCATTTTTTCAACTGTAATATCCGTCTGGGTGCCGATGAAATAGAGCTTTTCTTCGACTGTCACCGGGGTGATGGCCAGCCGGTTCCAAAAAGGCGTTCCGTCTTTTCGGTAATTGCGCAAAACCACGGTCACCTTTTCCTGATTCTTGATCGCTTGCCGCAATCGGTCGACGGCTTCCGGATCCGTTTTCGGGCCTTGCAGGAAACGACAGTTGCGGCCAAGGATTTCTCCTTTTTCGTACCCCGTCATTTTCGTGAATGTCCGGTTTGTGTAAATTATGGGATTATCTTCCTTTTCAGGATCCGTGACGATAGTGCCGACTTTGCTGCCATCCAACATTGCTTCGAGCAGTTGAATCTGTGTATTCACTTCCATTTTCTCCATATGAATTAGTTCACCTCAAATTTTTACTCATATTATTTTAGCACAGCTTTACATACAGCCAAAACCGGGAACTTCCGGAAGTTTCAGGAATCCATCAAAGGGTAAATGTAAAAACAAGAGCTTTGCAAAGAAATGGAGAGGATACTCAAATGGCAAAAGTATTGGCAGTCTTATCAAGCGGCTATTCAAATGAAGAGCATAACTATGTAACCGGCTGGTGGGCAGAAGAATTATTCGAGCCCTTGGCGGAACTTGAAAAAGCGGGCCACTCGGTAGGCCTTGCTTCCATTGACGGCGGCAAACCGGTTGTGGACCCGCTGAGCCTCGATTCGGCATACGATCCGGAAGGCAAATACAAAAAACTATACGACTCAGGCATCGCAGATAAAACGACGCCAGTGGTGGATGTCAAAGCAAGCGATTACGATGCGATCATGATTGTCGGCGGGCATGGCGCAATGTTCGATTTGGCTCACGATGAAAACCTTCATGCCGTCATCAATATCGTCCATGAAACAGGCGGCATCGTTTCTGC
Proteins encoded:
- a CDS encoding PAS domain-containing protein; translation: MNTQIQLLEAMLDGSKVGTIVTDPEKEDNPIIYTNRTFTKMTGYEKGEILGRNCRFLQGPKTDPEAVDRLRQAIKNQEKVTVVLRNYRKDGTPFWNRLAITPVTVEEKLYFIGTQTDITVEKMQQEAIDKNESEIEKLMLPILSIQPNVATVALVGTMNLQRFEALKVKLCEYVSEHRIEHALLDITGLTWNEESPLHWFTQICEALRIMGSHLYITGVTPQAATELVRDLDRENMLKTYSSIEKALADINE
- a CDS encoding type 1 glutamine amidotransferase domain-containing protein, which produces MAKVLAVLSSGYSNEEHNYVTGWWAEELFEPLAELEKAGHSVGLASIDGGKPVVDPLSLDSAYDPEGKYKKLYDSGIADKTTPVVDVKASDYDAIMIVGGHGAMFDLAHDENLHAVINIVHETGGIVSAVCHGPAPLVFTKTKDGKPLLQGLKVTGYPNDMEPEEVDGLLPFSLEDEMAKVAQYDKGEGQDEHIVWGSDRLLTGRDPGSSQAFGRELAKKLSELEKHQLDKHLE